CCAGGTGCCCGTCAACTCGATCACCGACGCCTGGTTCCAACTGGCACGTAAAGCCGGCAGCTCGGCGGTGGCAAAAGCCTGTCGAGCCAACCCACGATCGGCACGGTCGTCGTCCACGGCCCGCAGATCGACCACGTCCCAATCGCGCTCGGTGCTGCGGATATGCGCCAGACCTGCGGCCAGCGTCTGATCTGGTTGGGGACCAATGGGTCCAAAGAAAGTGCCCCACTCGTCGAGCGGATAAGTTAGCACGCGCACCTGGCCCAGACGCGTACGCTCTTTGCGTACGACGAACGGCAGAATGCCGCAAGGGCGTCCGTCGGTTTCGACGATCAGAACCCGCAGTCGCTGGCCGGCCGAGCAATGTCGCCAATAGACTTCCAACCAGTCGAACGATTGAAAGAAAGTCGCCAGCGGTGTCTGGCACAACAGGGTGTCCCAGTCTTGGCGGTAGGCCGACAGGTCCTCGAATCGATTGATTTCGATAATGCGGGTCATACAGAGTCGCACGATTTGAGGACGGAAAGGCCCGGGACGGCGAACGAGAGAAAGAGACGAGCAGAAATGGGGCACTTGGCGTCAGGCTACCAGCCTGATGGAGGATGGCAGAACGCAACCGCCATGCCAGGGCGACCGTGCATTGCGATCTCGTGTACGCAACTCGAACGTGCCACAGCCTTTGCCGTTATTGGCGGACGGTATATCGCTCGCGGCTCTCAGGAACGCGTGTGGCCTGCGTGCATCGGCGTTGTGGAAATGCCACGTACGGATGCCCGAAATGCCATACCGCGAGTGATTGTTGCCACGTGCATGGTGCGGTGGCGTGTTCATCCGTGTGCTGATGAGATGGGGGCGCCGCTTGGCCGCGACAACACCTATTTCCGAGGCCGACGCGACGAGCTACTGCGATGAGGCCGATAGCCGGCTCCCGGCTCGCCGCGGATATGGTCCCCCTCGCGCTGTTCGCGCACGTCGCGATTGGCTTTGGCCCGGCGTTTGTCGAGCGCGGCCCTGGGGGGCGTGTCCGGAATCAAACAATCGCAGCCGCCGCCGATCAGATCCTGGCGACCCGCTTGCTCGAGCGCCCGCCGGACTTCGAAGTAGTTCTCGGGCTTGAAGAATTGCAGCAGAGATCGTTGCATGCGCCGGTCGCGCAGCTGCTTGGCCACGTAAACCGGCTTTTTGGTCATGGGATCCAGCCCGGTGTGGTACATGCAAGCCGCGATGTCGAACGGGCTGGGAATAAAATCCTGCACCTGATCTGGCTTGTAGTGGTTTCGTTTCAAGAACAGCGCCAGTTCGATCATCGAATCCAGGTCGCTGGCCGGGTGGCTAGCGATGAAGTAGGGGACCAGGTATTGCTTCTTGCCCGCCGTCGCACTGGCACGTTTGAACTCGCGATCGAAGGCCGAAAAATCGTCGATCGTGGGTTTTTTCATCGTGGCCAACACGTTTGGATCCGTGTGTTCCGGGGCGACCTTGAGATATCCGCCCACGTGATGCGCCGCCAGCTCGTTCATATACGTGGGATCGAGCCGCGCCAAATCCATGCGAATGCCCGAGGCCACCAGCACCTTGCGGACACCGGGCTCCTCGCGGGCGTCGCGCATTAATTGCACCAAGGGGCCGTGGTCGGTGCCGAGCAGCTTGCAAATCGTTGGGTGGACACAACTGAGGCGCCTGCAGCGGGCCTCGACGTCCGGGCGCGTGCAGCGCATTTGATACATGTTGGCCGTCGGACCTCCGATGTCGCTCACCACACCCGAGAATTCGGGTTCGGCCGCCATTTGCCGGATCTCGGACATGACCGATTCCTGACTGCGGCTTTGGATGATACGTCCTTCATGGGCCGTGATCGAACAAAATGTGCAGCCGCCAAAGCAGCCGCGCATGATCTGCACCGATTCCTTTACCACCTCGTAGGCTGGGATCCGTGCAGTGCCGTAAGCCGGATGCGGTCGGCGGGTGTAGGGCAGTCCGTACACGCGATCCATTTCTGACTGCGCCAGCGGCAGGGCAGGTGGATTGGCGACGATCGCTTCGCGGTCGTGATATTGGACGAGCCGTCGCGCGTTGTGGGGATTTGTTTCCAAGTGCGCGATGCGCGTCATCTCGGCGAACGAAATTTTATCGACTGCCACTTGCTCGTAGCTCGGCAGCGTGATCGTGTTTTCGGTCGGCGGGGTTTCGCTCGCGCCCAGGCGGTAGACGATGCCCCGCATATCGCGCAGGTCGCGGACATTTTGTCCTGCCGCCAAACGTCGCGCGATGTCCAGAATAGGGCGCTCTCCCATGCCGTAGACCAACAGGTCGGCCTTGGCATCGAGAATGATCGAGCGGCGTACTTTGTCGCTCCAGTAGTCGTAGTGCGCGAGTCTCCGCAAGCTGGCTTCCACTCCGCCTGCCACGACCGGCACGCCCGGATAGGCCTCGCGGGCGCGTTGGCAATAGGCCAAGGTCGCCCGATCAGGACGACGACCGATCTCACCCCCCGGGCTGTACGCATCGTCGTTGCGCACCTTGCGATTGGCGGTGTAGTGGTTGATCATCGAATCCATGTTGCCGGCGCTGATGGCATAGAACAGCCGCGGGCGGCCAAACGTCCGCCACGCCTGGCAGTTGCGCCAGTCTGGCTGGCTGACGATGCCGACGCGAAAGCCTTCGCTCTCCAGCAGGCGCCCCAGAAGCGCCATGGCAAAGCTGGGATGATCGACGTAGGCGTCACCGGTGACGAAAACGATGTCCACTTCGTCCCATCCGCGCGCCGTCATCTCTTCGCGCGACATGGGGAGCGGCGACGTCGGCATGGCACGCATGGGACCGGCCGAGAGCGGTGTGCAGGCATAGTCGGGCCCTGGAGGCGCGTCGAGAATCGGCAGCGGCTTGAACGCGCGCGCGTCCGCGGAGTTGGCCTCGGACGCCCCTTTTCCTTTTGGGGAAGTGGCCGGGCGCGGACGAGCGGGGGACTGGTTTGGCATGAATCGAACCGGCGAACGACGAGGAAACGAACGATATCGCGCGGAGGGCGCGATTCAGTCATTCTAGCCCGCTGCCGTAGTTGCCGATAGTTGATGGATTCGCCGCCGAAACTCACATTTCGTCGGGACGCATAAGCGATATCGAGCCGGCTTCTGGGAAGAGTTGATGCGCTCGATCGATTTCGTCCTCAGAGGAATCGATCGGCATGAAGATCCAATGCACTTCGGTGTCCCCCAGCCATAGCCTCCAGCGGGGGACCGCTGATTGAAAGTACGCTGGATCAAGGCCCCAGCGCGGATGATCTCGCAACCAGGCTTGGCGCGCCCTGATGAATTGCAGCTCCAGACCGAGCCAGATGGCAAACGCGGTTACCACCAGAAACAAGGTTCCCATGCCAAACTGAAACCAGCGGCGGCGGACGGTGGTATTGGGGGTAGCGTCAAGCATGCTTTGATTGTATCCGGCGGTTCCGAACGTTGCGATAATGCGGGCCAGCCGCGGCCAATTCCCTCGACACTCGGCAACACGTGGGACCATTCTTTTGATTGACGTTATGTGCCGTGGCGGCGATATTTGGTGCGTCCTGCAAACCGCCACTTCGGTAACTTCCGCGTTGAGACGCGTTGCCAGTCTTCTCAGGAGTCCGTCGTTATGCCAAGGGGTATCGCGTTGCCTTCGTTAGCCAGACAGTGGCGTGCATTGGTAATTATTTTCGCGGCTTGCCTTGCCGGGGGAGCGATTGCTAATCAAGCGGCCCGCGCTGCTGAGGAAAAACCTGCCGCGCACCCCGCAGCGACTGTGGCGCCGCCAGCTCGCTTTCTGTTCGCCTTGGATCTGGAGGGGCGCGCTCACAACATTGGCGATGGCGACGGGTATCGGGCAGTCGCACTTGTGTTTCTGGGGACCGAATGCCCTCTGTCCCGTGAGTACGTTCCCACGCTCAATCGCTTGGCCGCGGCCCAGGCCGGTCAGCCAGTGAAGTTCTACGGCGTCATCTCCGACGCCAGCGTCTCTCGCGCCGCCGCGCTTAAATTCCAGCAAGAGTTCAAGGTCGAGTTCCCGGTCTTGTTTGATGCCTCGGGCGAGATCGGTAATTTGCTCGCGCCAACACATGTACCCGAGGCGTTCGTACTGGATGCCAATGGCGCGGTGAAGTATCGCGGCCGCATCAATGATTTGTATGGCGAGCCGGGCAAGAAGCGCCCCCAGCCGACAACGCATGAGTTTGCGGATGCTATTGCCGCGGTCGCGGCCGACAAGCCGGTTGAAGTGGCGCAGACGACACCCGTTGGTTGCCCTGTCGAAGGCAAGCATGGCAATGAGGAGCCGCCCACGTTCAACCGCGATATCGCGCCGATCCTGTTTGCCCGTTGTAGCGAATGTCATCGGCACGGAGAGGTGGCGCCGTTTGCGCTGCTTTCGCATGCTGACGCGGCTAAGCGAGCCGAGTTCCTGGCACAAATCGCGCGGGGAGGAAAAATGCCGCCCTGGACCGCCGAACTAGGTCATGGAGATTTCCTGGGCGAGCGGCATTTGACCGAGCGGCAGATTTCGCTATTAGAAGCGTGGGCCAAAGCGGGCGCGCCCGAGGGGCCGGCTGCCGACCTGCCGCCGCCGCCACAGTTCGCTTCGGGATGGCGGCTGGGCAAGCCGAACCTCGAATTGCAGGCACCGGCTCCGTTTACCGTGGCCGCCGACGGGCCGGACATTTTTCAACACTTCATCATTCCTCTGAATCTAGACGAAGACAAAACGATCGTAGGCTTTGAATTTCGGCCAGGCAACGCCGCAGTCGTGCATCACGCGATTCTTTTCCTCGACACGATGGGCGTGGGACGCAAGCGCGATGCCGAGACGCCCGAGCCAGGATATCGCACGTCCGGATCGATCGGTATTCCGGTGGCCGGCATCGTGGGAGTGTGGACGCCAGGCATGACGCCGCGATTCTTCCCGCAGGATATCGGGCTGCCAGTTCGTAAAGGGGCCGACCTGGTGTTGCAGCTGCACGTGCATCCCAGCGGCAAGGAAGAGACCGATCAATCGTCGATCGCGCTTTATTTTGCCGACAAGCCGACACTGCGCAAGATGGCCGGTGCGCCGTTGGTGCTGGGGTCGCTGATGATCGACATCCCGGCCGGATCGCGCGATTACTCCGTCGAATCGTCGGTCACGTTGCCGATCGACGTGACGTTGATTTCGCTGCTACCCCACATGCACCTTGTGGGCAAGGAAATGAAGCTTACCGCGACGCTGCCGGATGGCGACGTGAAGTCATTGGTGTGGATCAAGGATTGGAATTTCTACTGGCAGAACAGTTATATGTATCGCGAGCCGGTGCGTCTGCCGGCCGGCACGCGTCTGGATATTGCCAGTCGGTACGACAACTCGGAGCAGAATCCGCTCAATCCCAGCAGTCCGCCGCAACGCGTTCTATTCGGCAACGGAAGCACGGATGAGATGTGCTTCGGCATATTTCAGGTACTGGCCGAAAATCGCAGCGACGAGCAAAAGATTGGCATGGTGCTGATGCAAAGCGCCTTTAAGCAGTGGAACGAGTCAACGATCGACGCGGAGGGCCGGAAATACATTCTCGACGAGGCTGGCAAGCTATTTGGCACCGATGGCGCGACGTTAAATTCGCTGCTGAATTCTGGCCGCCGATTGCCGCTACGCCCCGCACGGAAGGCCGACGACAAGCCAGCCGAGAACGCGTCGCCGAAAGCCATTGTTGTACCGGGGTGACCCGCGTTAAGAACAATTGGTTCTGCCGCGCGCGGTTGATTCCGACGGACGAGACGAAATGGACACCGGTTGTTTCGTTTTGTTGCGACTACCGTCTTGTGCCTACGGACGTGCGCCGCCGCTGAGCCTTTTTTTCAGGGTGCGTTCGGCAAGCCACAAGGCTTCGGCGACGGCTTGCGACGTCTCCGTGTTTCGCGCGGTCTCGATGGCAAACAGCAGGTCGGCCGCCATTTCCTGGCTGATCGCACCGCGGCGCGAGCGCCTGGTCAGGGCTCCGGCCGCGCGATAACGGACGCGCTCGAAACGATTGGCGAGCAATTCTTCAGCCAGTCCTACGACGGTCTGCGGCAGGTCGTCGGGTGATTCCCGGCCCAGGCATACAGCGACGGCAGTCCCTGTTTCGAGATCGTCGGGCGCGGCGTGCAATATTGCTGCCAATTTACGGGCTGGCGTGCCGCTGGCCTCTTCGACGAGCCGCTCGTCGATTTCGACGCGCGCCTGCCAGTCGTCGATGTCGCGATGCTCTCTGTATTCGGCGATTGCTTTCCGAATGGCGGCTTCCCGACGATGCAAACCCGGATCGGCCGGCAGGGCAATACAGACGCCGGCTAAAAGCATGGCTACGAATAGCCCGCGCGCAACATGTAACGGGCGGAGTCGAATTGGAAACGAAGCGCCCATGGCGGCATCGTAACGAGATCGTTTCGTAACGGCAAATACATTCGGCTCGATTACGTTTGTCGCGACGCGCTAGACTTCCTGTGCTTGTATATGTTTCGCGATCGTGGCGATACGAATAGGATCGAGACGTCCCGGCAGGAGCGAACGTAGCCGATCGGCGGCCGAGGCCATGCCATAACGGATCGCATCAATCACAGATTCTTCGCGCGCGAGCGCGGCTGCGAGGCCGGTGGTTAGGGCATCGCCGCAGCCGATTGGATTCGCGACGGCTTCCACCGCCGGTGGCAGCAGGCGATACAGCTTGTCGGTCGTACTGACCCAGACCGCCGCTTTGCCGCTGGTCACCACAACCCACTGCGCGCCCAGCGAGTTCAGTTTATGCATGGCTGCATGCAGTGCTGTGTCATCCTGCAGCGCATGTCCGACGGTTTGCGCGAGTTCCTCTCGATTGGGTTTCACGACCAGAGGCCGCACTTCGAGCGCCGCCAAAAGTTCCGGCCCACGGGCATCAATTACCGCCAGTGCCGACGTTTGGCGGAGCAGATCGCGATATAAACTGCTAGGAGTTCCAGCAGGTAGCGAACCGGTGAGGACGGCAACGCGGGCCCGGGCCGTTTCGGCTGTGAAGGCGCCGATAAACTCGGCCAACTCCACCGGTGCCAGAGGCCGAGCGTTTTCGACCAGTTCGGTGGTCGTTCCCTCCGCGCGGTTCAAAATAGTCGTGCAAACGCGCGTAGGCTGCTCACAGCCAATCGTGCGCAGTGGGGCGGCCAGCGTGCGGAATTCGGCTTCGATCGCAGCCCGGGCAGGACCGCCCAGGGGCGAA
This genomic window from Pirellulales bacterium contains:
- a CDS encoding YgiQ family radical SAM protein, with amino-acid sequence MPNQSPARPRPATSPKGKGASEANSADARAFKPLPILDAPPGPDYACTPLSAGPMRAMPTSPLPMSREEMTARGWDEVDIVFVTGDAYVDHPSFAMALLGRLLESEGFRVGIVSQPDWRNCQAWRTFGRPRLFYAISAGNMDSMINHYTANRKVRNDDAYSPGGEIGRRPDRATLAYCQRAREAYPGVPVVAGGVEASLRRLAHYDYWSDKVRRSIILDAKADLLVYGMGERPILDIARRLAAGQNVRDLRDMRGIVYRLGASETPPTENTITLPSYEQVAVDKISFAEMTRIAHLETNPHNARRLVQYHDREAIVANPPALPLAQSEMDRVYGLPYTRRPHPAYGTARIPAYEVVKESVQIMRGCFGGCTFCSITAHEGRIIQSRSQESVMSEIRQMAAEPEFSGVVSDIGGPTANMYQMRCTRPDVEARCRRLSCVHPTICKLLGTDHGPLVQLMRDAREEPGVRKVLVASGIRMDLARLDPTYMNELAAHHVGGYLKVAPEHTDPNVLATMKKPTIDDFSAFDREFKRASATAGKKQYLVPYFIASHPASDLDSMIELALFLKRNHYKPDQVQDFIPSPFDIAACMYHTGLDPMTKKPVYVAKQLRDRRMQRSLLQFFKPENYFEVRRALEQAGRQDLIGGGCDCLIPDTPPRAALDKRRAKANRDVREQREGDHIRGEPGAGYRPHRSSSSRRPRK
- a CDS encoding redoxin domain-containing protein, whose protein sequence is MPRGIALPSLARQWRALVIIFAACLAGGAIANQAARAAEEKPAAHPAATVAPPARFLFALDLEGRAHNIGDGDGYRAVALVFLGTECPLSREYVPTLNRLAAAQAGQPVKFYGVISDASVSRAAALKFQQEFKVEFPVLFDASGEIGNLLAPTHVPEAFVLDANGAVKYRGRINDLYGEPGKKRPQPTTHEFADAIAAVAADKPVEVAQTTPVGCPVEGKHGNEEPPTFNRDIAPILFARCSECHRHGEVAPFALLSHADAAKRAEFLAQIARGGKMPPWTAELGHGDFLGERHLTERQISLLEAWAKAGAPEGPAADLPPPPQFASGWRLGKPNLELQAPAPFTVAADGPDIFQHFIIPLNLDEDKTIVGFEFRPGNAAVVHHAILFLDTMGVGRKRDAETPEPGYRTSGSIGIPVAGIVGVWTPGMTPRFFPQDIGLPVRKGADLVLQLHVHPSGKEETDQSSIALYFADKPTLRKMAGAPLVLGSLMIDIPAGSRDYSVESSVTLPIDVTLISLLPHMHLVGKEMKLTATLPDGDVKSLVWIKDWNFYWQNSYMYREPVRLPAGTRLDIASRYDNSEQNPLNPSSPPQRVLFGNGSTDEMCFGIFQVLAENRSDEQKIGMVLMQSAFKQWNESTIDAEGRKYILDEAGKLFGTDGATLNSLLNSGRRLPLRPARKADDKPAENASPKAIVVPG
- a CDS encoding PfkB family carbohydrate kinase, whose product is MIVAAGLSPAWQQILLFDAFTPDAVNRARQAQWCGSGKVLNVGIGLAHLSVPNLTISPLGGPARAAIEAEFRTLAAPLRTIGCEQPTRVCTTILNRAEGTTTELVENARPLAPVELAEFIGAFTAETARARVAVLTGSLPAGTPSSLYRDLLRQTSALAVIDARGPELLAALEVRPLVVKPNREELAQTVGHALQDDTALHAAMHKLNSLGAQWVVVTSGKAAVWVSTTDKLYRLLPPAVEAVANPIGCGDALTTGLAAALAREESVIDAIRYGMASAADRLRSLLPGRLDPIRIATIAKHIQAQEV